GTATTTTAGAATTTTGTAAATTGATATAGAATAATGTGGCTAAAATGATGGAGCCAAGTTTTGCCTGCCAGTTGTTCAGAAGTGCCTTAATCATGCGACTCCCCTGCTTCTTCCGAATCGAACTTTTTGTCTGCATTCGGATTTCCCGGCCCTGCTTTTTTCTCGTGAAGGATCGTATTCAAAAGATTTTTTAATTCGATCGGTTTTACGGGATGGATCATTTCCCCGTCATGACAGACCGAAATTTCACCGGTTTCTTCCGATGTTACTACGATAACTGCATCCGATTCTTCCGCAATTCCGAGAGCCGCTCTATGTCTTGCGCCCATACGAGCATCGTCCAAATTTTGTGCCATAGGTAAGAATGCACCTGCACATGCGATTCTATCAACAAGCCTTCTTCTTACCATATTCAAAAAGAACACTGCACTCCATGACGGGGCGGTCATCATA
This is a stretch of genomic DNA from Leptospira dzoumogneensis. It encodes these proteins:
- a CDS encoding DNA integrity scanning protein DisA nucleotide-binding domain protein, producing MMTAPSWSAVFFLNMVRRRLVDRIACAGAFLPMAQNLDDARMGARHRAALGIAEESDAVIVVTSEETGEISVCHDGEMIHPVKPIELKNLLNTILHEKKAGPGNPNADKKFDSEEAGESHD